In a single window of the Phycisphaerae bacterium genome:
- a CDS encoding CAP domain-containing protein translates to MRREWQYSVSALAALVFAALVGCSGGVLPSGPAGTGAQEVFNLLRLDGDVADTSGSLAAEEPCLELGAPDTAVQKRLFAELNNYRVNHGLSPLVYSKRLEAAAQAHLSDMYERGYFAHITPEGLEPGDRAMELGFCHRYVGENLAAGQRTVQAVMRAWDNSPSHQLNMLEPDYVYVGLGHFVDPITGRQYWAQEFAYHVVE, encoded by the coding sequence ATGCGTCGCGAGTGGCAATATTCGGTTTCAGCACTTGCTGCCCTGGTCTTCGCAGCGTTGGTCGGCTGCAGCGGCGGCGTTCTGCCCAGTGGACCGGCCGGCACCGGCGCGCAGGAAGTGTTCAATCTGTTGCGCCTTGACGGGGACGTGGCGGATACAAGCGGCAGTCTGGCCGCTGAGGAACCCTGTCTTGAGCTCGGTGCTCCAGACACCGCCGTTCAGAAACGTCTGTTTGCTGAACTGAACAACTATCGCGTCAACCATGGGTTGTCGCCGCTGGTTTACAGCAAGCGTCTGGAGGCTGCGGCTCAGGCTCATCTGTCGGATATGTACGAACGCGGTTACTTCGCCCATATCACGCCCGAGGGACTTGAACCGGGTGACCGGGCGATGGAACTTGGCTTCTGCCACAGGTATGTGGGTGAGAATCTGGCGGCCGGGCAACGGACCGTGCAGGCAGTCATGCGAGCTTGGGACAACAGCCCGTCGCACCAACTGAACATGCTGGAACCCGACTACGTGTATGTGGGGCTGGGGCACTTCGTGGATCCGATCACGGGGCGCCAATACTGGGCCCAGGAATTCGCATACCACGTCGTCGAGTAA